From a single Fulvivirga ulvae genomic region:
- a CDS encoding M23 family metallopeptidase has product MARIKYYYDTETCRYERARVTYSDIVLNVLGFFSIALVMAIAFVLVYNTYFDSPSEIKLKKENKELQTYYQDLQEEMNEVNEVISALEERDNNIYRKIYEAEPLGPAIREAGHGGAEEYKRIMEKGLYDKQLIISTFKKIDKIKRKAHIQNQSFDEIMQLARDNNAMLSSLPSIQPVKNPELTKLASGFGMRINPFHKGRVMHGGIDFAAPRGSEVFATGNGEVKFVKDNSELQTGYGNYIEIDHGFGYVTKYAHLGEIKVKPGDKVKRGEVIAYVSSSGGSAAPHVHYEIIKDNKKIDPVNFLIQGLSDEEYQKLLTLASHENQSFD; this is encoded by the coding sequence ATGGCCAGAATAAAATATTACTATGATACCGAGACCTGCCGCTATGAAAGAGCCAGGGTTACCTACTCTGATATAGTATTAAATGTTTTAGGGTTCTTCTCCATTGCTTTGGTCATGGCAATTGCATTTGTGCTGGTATATAACACCTACTTTGATTCCCCCTCCGAAATAAAGCTAAAAAAAGAAAACAAGGAACTTCAGACTTACTATCAGGACCTTCAGGAGGAAATGAATGAGGTTAATGAAGTAATTTCCGCTTTAGAAGAAAGAGATAATAATATATATAGAAAAATTTATGAGGCTGAGCCTTTAGGTCCTGCGATCCGTGAAGCCGGCCATGGTGGTGCGGAAGAGTACAAACGTATAATGGAAAAGGGCTTATACGACAAGCAACTGATAATCAGTACGTTTAAGAAAATTGATAAAATAAAAAGAAAGGCGCACATACAAAACCAGTCTTTCGATGAAATTATGCAGCTGGCACGCGATAACAATGCGATGCTGTCTTCCCTGCCCTCTATCCAGCCGGTAAAAAACCCGGAACTTACAAAACTTGCTTCAGGTTTTGGTATGAGAATCAACCCTTTTCATAAAGGTCGCGTAATGCATGGAGGTATTGATTTTGCCGCTCCAAGAGGATCGGAAGTATTTGCAACCGGAAATGGGGAAGTGAAGTTTGTTAAAGACAATAGTGAATTACAAACAGGATACGGAAACTATATCGAAATAGACCATGGCTTTGGTTATGTAACCAAGTATGCTCATCTGGGTGAAATTAAGGTAAAGCCCGGAGATAAGGTAAAACGAGGCGAGGTAATAGCCTACGTATCAAGTTCGGGCGGCTCTGCCGCTCCACACGTTCACTACGAAATTATAAAAGACAATAAAAAAATTGATCCTGTTAATTTCCTTATACAAGGGCTTAGCGATGAAGAATATCAAAAACTTTTAACTTTAGCGTCACACGAAAATCAGTCTTTCGATTGA